CGGCTCGGCGGCAGACGTGGCAGTCGTGGCCGGAACACTGACATCGCTGATCGGCTCGCATCTTCGAGGCACGGCAGTGTCCGGAACTCACCTGGTGGCCTCACCCACAGCGGCCGCAGGCCCACGACACCACTTCTTGCCTCACGACAGCAGCGACCAACGACAAAGTGGCCTGCCGCGAAGCGGCAGGCCACTCGCCGGGGAGCGAGCTACTGCCGGTCAGCCCTCCGGCTCTTGAGCTTCGCGCCTACCAACAGAGCCGCGCCGAGCACCAAGGCGACGCTTCCGATTGCGATCCAGGGGCCGGTGTTCGCGCCGGTCATAGGGAGCGCCTTCCCGCCGGTCTCGGCAGACGGGCCGGGTTTGGGCGGCTGGTGCCACATGGTCCGCTCGCTGACCGTCCCGAAACGGCCCTGGGCGAGGACTGCCCGGTCGGGACTGTCACTGTCGGGCGACCAGGCGATCTCCTTGATCCAGGTGCAACCTTCCTGGTCGGAGGTGAACTCCGGCGACAGGAACTTGGCCGTCTCCCCGGCGCCCAGCTCTTTGTCGAGTTCGGTGGCGCCGATCTTGACCGTGCCGTCCATTTCGTCTGGGTCCGGCGCCTCGCATCTCAACTCGTCTTGGGCCGCGCCGGGGTTGATGTAATCGGTGCGCTGGTACCAGAACTCGACCTGGGTTCCCTTCGGGAACGGGCCGGTGAGTAGGGCTTCATCGGTGATCGTGTCCCCGACCTGGGCGTGCTCGGGGGCCGTGGTCGTGATCTGCGGCTCGGCTTCCTCCGGTGGTGGCGGCAGCAGGATGGCGGTCTCGTTGACGAGGCCGCATGCCCCACGCCGGATCACCTTTCCGTCGGCGTCGGCGACGGTCTCGACCAGGGACAGCAGGCCGGGCTTGTCGGGCATGGTGAACTCGGGCGAGGCGTAGACGCCCTCCCCGCTGATCGGCGCGAGCCGGCCGCTGCTGGCGAGCAGTGTTTCCGGGGTGCATCGCGCGCCTTGGTAGGCCGCCTCTCCGGACGGTTGGGCCACGATGCCGGGCGCCTGCCCGTCGTCGAACGGCTGCCAGTAGACGTCCCAGACGACTGTCCACCCGGTGGTGTCGGCGGGTCGCCCGTCGGTGGGGTACCAGGCGTGGAGCAGGTCAGTGATCTTGGTCCCGGCTTCGACCTGGAGGGCTTCGGTGCGCGCCTGGGCAGTGGCGACGCTGGCTCCCTTGCGTGTGGCTTCGGTGACGGTCTGGGTGATGAACTGGGGCTGTTCGTGGACCAGGGTGATGGTCTCCGATTTCTCTCCGCAGACCGACCGGTACGGTTCGGTGCGGGCGTCGCCGGGGTAGGACACGACGAACGTGTATGTGGCGTCGCCGCCCTCGGCTTTGAACTTGGAGCCGGACACCATCTGGCGGGCGGCCCAGGTGTTCCACGCCGGGGTCTTTTCGTTGACCGCGATCAGCCTGGCCGCTGGGTTGTCGACGGTGCAGGACTCCGGTGTGACGTCGCCTTCGATCCGCCACAGTTCGACGGTGACGGTCTTCGCGTCGGCCTCCCAGGGGCCGTAGCCGCCCCAGGCGGTGTGGCCGACCGCGCCGTGCAGATCAGAGTCTTCGGGGCCGTCGGGCCAGTCGGTCTGCCAGACCTCGTCGGTGAAAAACACCTCCTCGGTGCCGTCGTTGGTGGCCGACCATTGGCTGGCCGACGTGTGGACGACCGGGGTGCGGCGGATGATGACAGTCTCCTCGGGCAGCCACAGCGGCGTCGTGGCGTCCTTGGCCAGGTAGTCCTTGGTCGCCTCGGGCTGCCGGTCTCGTTTGATGTCGTAGACGAACCCGTAGGCCCCATACTCGCCGTAGTCGACGGTGTGGCAGACGGTCTGGGCGTGGTCTTGGCCGGCGGCGGTGAAGGTGAGCTGGTACTCGTCGACGACTGGGATGCCGGGGTCGATGCTGGTGGTCTGGGCGGCGGGCACCGCCGAGTGGTACAGCTTCCCGTCCGCGAGCACTTCGACCGGCCTGTCGGTGCCCCACTGGTTGAGCCACAAGTCGCCGGGGCTGGTGTGCTCGACCCACACGCTGTCGCAGACCTCGACGGCGCCGTCGCCCTTCGGCTCGGCCACGGTCTCGTGTTCGGTCTGGGACTTGATGACCAGGTCCATCTGGGTGACGTGGGTTTCGCCTGGTTGGCCGAACTTGTCGGACGGGTCGTTGTCGAACAGGACTTTCACGTCGTCGGCCTGTTGGCTGCGGTCGATCCGCCACACCCAGGTGCCGTACTGCGAGGTGGGGACGGTGAACCCGGCTGGGGCGTCCACGGTGACCGGGTCGCGTCCCGTGGTGGGCAGGGTCACGTCGACCGTGGCGGTGCCGAGCGGTTTCGCGTCTGCCGGTGGCTGGTCGGCGATGACGAACGAGGACGCCGATCCGGCGTAGTACGTGCCGGCCGCTTTGACGACGGCGGGGTTCCCGTCAGTCTTGCTGATCCACTGGTCTGTCGGGTTGGGCAGAGACACTGTGATCGTGTCGTCGGGGGCTTGGCCTTTGGCCCGGTATTGGTCGGGCAGAGCGGAGGAGACGGCGAGGGTCATGGGGATGGTGTACCGCTCGGTCGCTGCGAAGTAGTCGTCGCAGGTGGCCGCGCCCTTGGGCAGGTATTTCGCGTTGCCGCCCTGGTAGGCCGGGTCGAGGCACCAGCGCATCGCGTAGTGCCCGGAACCCGTGTCGGGCAGGGTCGTGGTCACGGTGGCCCACACGTCCGGGCCGGTCAGCGTGACCAGGGTCGGCTCAGCAGACACCACCACAGCCCCGGCGGGCAGCGTCTTCGACGCCGCGGGCGGCGTGGACGCCTTGACGACCTGGCCGGAGGCGACCTGCGGATGGTAGGTCTTCGGTTTGGTCTGGATCGCGTCGGCCCATTCCTTGACCGGCCACTGGGTGCCGTCGACAGCGGTGGCCTTGACCTTGTCCTGCACCGTCGTGGCGTTCCGGTCGAGGACCTTGGTCGGGGTCTCGGTGGTGATCTTGGGCTGCCATTTCGTCTGGGTGGCTTTCCCTGTGACCTTCGCCTCCAGGGACTGTGTCAGGCCGGTGACGATCCGTTGGGTCGACCCCTGCTGGTAGAACAGGTAGCACGGCTGCGGCACCCCGGCCACGGTCATGGTCACAGTGACCGCCTCGTCGGCGATCAGCGTGTGCCGGGGGACGATCCGGGCGGACTGGACGCCGGCGCCGGTGGTCGCGGTCATGGTGGTTCCGCCGCCGTCGAACGTCGCGTTCGGCGTCGTGATCGTCAGCGTGGTCTTGAACCCGTCGGCGTAGTGGGCGGCGGCCCGGTCTGTCTCTCCCTGCCGGACCAGGCCGTACCAGACGGTCAGGTTGTCCGCGTCGACTTGGAGCAGGGCTTGGCGTTGCCCGCCGTTTCGTTTCGCCTCGGCCGCCAACCGGTCGTGGACGCCCCGGTAGGTGACGGGGATGGAGTCGTGGTACTCGGCGCGGATGAACTGCGACACCGACACGGAGACGGCGTCGTCTGTGGACTTGTCGTACATGGCGGCCAGGTAGGCGATCTGGGCGGTCTTGTCGGGCGCGCCGCCCGCGGTCTGGCCGCAGATTTTGGTGGCGTGGGCGGGGTCGAGGGTGTCCGGCGGGGTCGTGCCGGGGTCGGCGCACCAGCCATACTGGCCCTGGATCAGGATGTTGCCCCAGTGCGTCGACGCGCCCTTGTAGGTGCCCCACTCGCCGCTCGGATACTCAGCCGCCAGAGCGGGCGTGGCACCGCCCACCGCCGACAGCGCGCTCACGCCCAGGGCGATGGCGGCCAGGACGGCCTTCTTGAATCTGGATGCCCTGCCCCCGTGACGGGCGCGGGCGGTCTGCTTGCGAACCACTCAGGATTCCTTTCCCACATGCGGCCCCGGTGGGGCCTGGTTGCCGGAGACCCGAGATCTCGGGTCGCTTACGGCCCCCAGGTACACGCCGCATCCCATACGCGCGCACGGGCTCCGTCGCCCAGCGCGCCTACAGTCGTTCCTGTTCGGCGGTCTCCATGAACCGGGTGGCCTGGTCGATGTAGTCGACGAGGAACCGCCACTGCTCGTTGTCGGCGTGCTGGCCGAACACCTTCGGGTCGTGGCGGTTCCACCAGCCGTTTTCCCGGCGCAGCGCCACGACGAGCGCGCGGGCGGACTGCTTCTCCCTGGCGTGCGGGTCACGCGGCGGGGGAGGCGGTTTCGGCTGGCTTCCCCTGGTTTCGCCGACGGTCTTGAGCGCCCGCTTGGCGGCCTTCAACCTCGCCTTCGGGGATTCCTCGGCCTCGACCGCATCTAACTGCTGGACGGCGGCGTCACGGACATCTTGCGGTTCTGTCGGGCTGTCGGCGGTGGTGGCGAGTTCGGTGAGGGCCTGGTGGAGTTTGACGCGTTCCCAGCGGGCGGCGACGTGGCCGTCCTCGTTCAGTTCGACCAGCGCGTCGATGGCGTCCTGTTGCACGAACGGGTCGGCTGTGTCGTCGCGGGCGATGGCCTGGAGTTCGCGGATGCGTTCCAGGCGCTGATGTGAGTCGGTGCCGGTCACTTTGACGGCGGCTTTCGTGCGGGACTTCGACGCCGACGGGGTCTTCCCTGCCGGGGGTGGTGAATCACCACCCCCGTCCGCCCCGGCCGGGGCGGCAGTGTTGCCGAACTGGGTGGCCTGGTGGCGGGCTTGCGCTTGTGCCGCGTAGACCGCCTCCCACGCCGCGTAGGCTTCGGCCTGCTCGATGGGCGTCCAGGATTTCCGCAGCGTCTCGTCGTCCCACATGGCCAGGGTGCGGGCCTGATCGTCGGTGATGTTGGTCGCGACCCAGCACGGCACGGTCTCCCAGCCGAGCTGCGTGACGGCCTGGACGCGGCGGCGACCGCACAGCAGTTGCCCGGCCTTAGTGACGACGACCGGGGATAGCAGTCCGAGGCGTTGGATCGAGTCAGCGAGGGCGTCGATGTCGCCCAACTCCTGCCGGAAGACGCCCTTGACGCTGATGTCGTTGAGTGGTTTGGCGTCCACCAGGTGGCCGTCGTCCATGCCTTTCGCCTTTCTTCCCGTCGATGTGTTGACGGCGGCCAGGTAGGGGTGGCCGACCCAAAGGCGGAGGGAGGGCAGGCCCGCTCGGGGTCTGCCCTCCCTCCGTTGGTCAGGTCACAGACTCATACCTCGCGCGGGACGGTTGGGCGGCTGGCCCAACCAGTCCGGTCTGGACGGCCCGACGGGTGGTGTGCCGAGGCTGAACCGGGTGGCGGGTTGGACGCTGGTCGGGGCGGGGCGTCGGCCGGCGGCCTTGTTTCCGACGGCTTTGGCTCTCAGCTTGGCCAGGTCGTCCAGTGTTGCCTGGTCAGCCCGGTCTTTGGGGTCGACGGCTGCGGCCCAGCCTGGCCCACCGGCTTGGGCGGCGGTGCCGACGACGAGCCGGTAGCGGCGTTCGCCTGCCGTGTCGGTCGCGTCGTACACGCCCGGCGGCAGGCACCGGTGCGCATCGCGTGACAGGCCCGAGTACTGGTGGCCAGCAGGGCCGGGCACGATCACAGCCCGGTCGCCCAGCCTGCGCACGATCCGGGAGACCTGGTGGCGGGCGTCCCGGTCGAGCCATGTCTCGCCCAACGTCTGCCCGGTCTGGCCGGGCACGATCAGTTGCCGCAGCGCGTCGACGCAGGCTTTCTCCAATCCGCCCGGCGGCTGGGGCGGGTAGGACGGCGCCGCGGCCAGCGACTCGCGGAGCAGGCGGGCCAGTTGCGCGTCGCGGCGTCGGGCGGCTTTGGGCAGGTCGGCCCGCCATTGGTCCCGGTCCCACCGGTAGGCCATGTCGTCGAACTCGCCGTCGTAGGACGGGCGGGTCGCCCGGTAGTCGGCGATGTCGGGCTCTTTCGGCAGCGGCTCCCCGGCCAGCATGACCGCGACCTTGCGTTGGAACGTCTCCAACGCCTCGTGCCGTTCCAGCAGATCGGCCACGTTCGCGGCGTTCATGGCCAGGTCGAGGCAGTGTTCCATCCAGTCCTCGACCGCTGCGTCCCACAGATGCCCATGAAGGGCGCCGTCCAGGTCCGGCCAGTCCTCCGGCTGGGGCATCTTGGGGAACGCCTCGGCCAGCATCTCCGGGATGCCCGAGTCCAACAAAGGCCCCCACACCCGCTCGGCGTCCCGCCCGTGCTCGGCCATCAGCTTGTCCCGGCCGGCCTGGCCGCCCACAGTCGGCTGGGCCGTGGGCGTGGGAGATGGCGGCTCGGCTGGGTTGAGTGGCGAGCCGGTCTGGGATTCGACGATGTGAACGGCGGGGACCGCCAGGTTCTTGCCGAGCAGCCGCAGCCATTCGCGGGCCTCGTCGGGGGTCTTCGGCTCCGGGTAGGCGTCGAGGAACTGTTGTACTCCCTCGCAGCTGTGGGGGTCGTCCTCCAGTTCGGCGTGGATGCGGGAGGCGATCAGCAAGTCCAACTGGTCGCGCGTGTCGGCCAGGAACACCTGCGGAGCCGCCCGTGTGCCCCCGTTCCAGGCCACTGCCGCCACCAGCGGACGCTTGCCCTCGGCTGGCGCGGCAGGGTCCTGGTTCGGCGCGGGCGATGGGTCGGACTGGACGGCCTGGCCGGTCGGGACGGGCGGCGCGGCGGCGGGTGTTGGTTGTCCGGTGGCGGTCTTGAGGATGGGGTGGCAGTCGAACTGTGGGCTGGGCATGACCTCGCGCAGGCCGTCGAGCCATTTCTCGACGCCGTCCGGGTGCAGGCCGGCCGGGTCGCCGTGTTGTTCCAGGTAGCGGGCAGCCTGGTCGGAGGCCGGGTCGTCCAATTCCTTCTCGTACAGGCGGGCCGCGATCCGGCGGGCGACCGCGTCGTGCTCGCGGTCGATGAAGACCTCCATCTCGGTCGGGGTGAGGCTGTTCTCGTCGTCCCAGACGATCACCCCCGCTGACAGCGCGTTCGCGTCAACTGTCGGACTGGGCGCGGGTTCGGCGCGGCGCAGGCCGAGGGAGGCCTCGAAGTCAGGCGGGCCGACCTGGTCGAGGACGGCCTGGTTGACGGCCTGCCGGGTCAGCGAGGTGAACACTCCCATGTCGATGTCGGCCACCCGGATCTCGGGCAGCGCCGTGGCCTGCTGGTAGCCGTCCAGCCACCTCGTGACACCCTGGGCGTCCATGCCGGTCGGGTCGCCCAAGGCGTCGAACAGGTCGCCGACGTCGAACGCCGGGCTGTCGTGCATCTCCTCCCACAGCCGTGTGGCCACGCTGCTCTCGACTGCCGCGCGATCCACCCCGACGATGATCTCTGGCGGCACGCCGCCGTCCAAGTCCCACCAGATCACACCGACCGTGACCGTTCCATCCGTCTCGGGTGCGGTGGCCGCGGCCTCCGGGCCGCTGTCGACCGTCGTCCGGGCGGTCATGGTCTCGGTGGCTGAGGCGGGCGGCAGCGGCGGCAGCCACTCCTGGCCGATGTCGAACCCTTGGTCACGCAGGACCCATCGGTGGGCCCGCAGCCAGGCTGTGACGGCGGCCGGACCGGGCAGCTTCTCCGGGTTGCCGTGCTCCTCGGCGAACTGTCGCTGCTCGGGCGTCTGGAACGGCCCGTCGAGCCGCTCGTGAAGGAGCACGGCGATCCGCCGCTCCAGGGCTTCGCGGTTGGCTTCGGCGAGCAGGCGCGCGTTCCACACCGACCCGGTCTGCGCGACAGCCGCCAGGAACAGCCTTTCCGGGTTTGCCGGATCGGCCTGCTCGACCGTGACCTCCTCCAGGGCGAACGCGGGGCCGGGACGCTCGGTTTCGACGGCCAGGAGCCAGTCCGACACGTCGCAATCGCCCGACCATTCGGCGGGGCGGGTGTGACGCTCGGTGAACGTGGACGTGCGCTCGAACCCAGAGTCGGACACCATCGCCTCGTGCAGTCGGGCGGCCACCTTCCGGGCCACTTCCGGTTCGCTGCGCCCGACGACGAACTCCGCGGCGAAGTCGTCGTCGGGGTCCCGAAAAATCGCCCCGACCCACGCCGTGGTCGCCACCGTCTCCTGAACGGCGGGCCGTTCGCTGGAAGCCTCGGTCCCTGCGGACTCGCTGGCCAGAGTGGGCGCGGGCGACCTCTGGGCGAACGCCGAGTCGGGATCGACGGTGGCGTGGTGGGTGGTGAACACCGGGAACGGCAGTTCCCGGCTCGCGGCGATCAGCCATCGCGACACCGCGTTGGGGTCGCCCAAGTCGGGCTGGCCGTGGACGTCGAGGAACGCGTCGTAGCCCGCGTTCGTGTCAGCCCCGATGATGCGCTGTTGGATCGTCTCGGCGAGTTCGCGTTCGACCAGGTTCGGGTCGAGACCGCCGATCACCTGGGTCTCGTCCCACACGTCCTCGCCCCACCGGATCACCGCCACCGTCACATCGTGGGCCGTCTCGGCGTCGGCCTGGACCAACACCGTGTCTCGGTGGAACGCCGGTCCAGGGACATCCATCGCCAGTGCCTCCAGCCAATGCTCCACGTCAGCCGGTTCGTGCCACTGGTGCGGCTTGGGGCTACGGTCGATGAACGCCCGCGCCTCGTCGTAGCCGGGGCTGTCCGCGATGGTGTTGAACAAGACCGTGGCCACCTCCTTGTCCAGGCGGTCTCCGTCCCAGTCGGCCATGACCTGCGGGTACTCGCTCGTGTGGTCGGGACGCCAGAACACCGCCCCCACCGCCAGGTCACGCCAGCCAGGCGTCGTGGCCGGGGTTGTTGGTTCGCTCATGAGTTGCCTCTCTGCTCGGGGTCTGCCGCCCGGCCGGGCGGTCGCCCGGGCAGGTACGCGAGGCCGGCCACACGCCCGAGAGGGTGTCGTATGGTCCCTTGCTTCTCAAGGGTTCTCAAGTCGCCGCCGCCAGCCGGTCCACGCGCGCCCGGATCAGCGGCACGAACGACGCGTCCTTCTCCACCGCCACGACCCGCCGCCCCAGCGACAACGCCGCCTCGACCGTCGAGCCCGATCCCGCGAACGGCTCCAGCACCACGCCGCCCGGCTTCGTGAGCAAGCCGACCAGCCACCGCATCAAGCTCAACGGCTTCACCGTCAAATGGGACACCCCGTCCACCTTTGGCCGTTCCGACTGGCCCGGCTTGCCCTCATACCGGAACACCGGGAACCCGACCGCCGCACCCTCGCAGCGGGCCTCCAGCGCCCGGCCCTGCCGCTCGTCCATCGCCACGTTGACCGGCCACCTGCCGCCGCCGAACCTCCCGGCATCGACGTTGATGCCGCCCGTGCCGTGGTCCAGCACGTTCGCCACCACGGTCCCGGCCAGGGGTTTGCGGGCGATCAGGATCGGCTCGAAACCCGGTTTCAGCCCCGTGCCCCACCCGGCCATCCGCCTGGCCTCATCTGTGACGGGGTCGCCTTTTGACAGCACCCGCCGGGTCATGCCCAGCACGCCGTCGGAGTTCGACACCTCCACCTCGCGATCCTCGCGCACCGCGCCGAGGTGGGTGTCGATGGCGTTGGAGATGTCCATCGACTTCGGCATCCCGGTCGCATACAGCCAGGCGATCTGGTCGCGCACCTCGAACCCGGCGGCCTCGACACCAGCAGCCAGCCGGTGCCACGTCCGCGCCCCGCCGAACGCCGCCATGTGCCCACCCGGCCTCAACGCCGACAAGGCACCAATGGCCCACGCCCGGCACCACGCCTCGAACACCTCCCCGTCGGGCATCCCCGCCGTGTCGAAGTCCAAGGATTCCCGGAACCCCCTTGCCCCGTCCCAGTCCTGGTCGCTGAACTGCAGCCCGTACGGAGGATCGGTCACCACCGCGTCCACGCTGTCCCGCGCCAGAAGCGGCAGGACGCGGACAGCGTCGCCGACGACCAGCATCAGCCGGTCAGTGTCGACGGCAGTCGGTACGGAAGCGGCGATGGGAACGACAGACACAGGCGGCCTCCCGGTGGCGGTGAACAAAGCACCGGGGAGGTACGCGAGACCGGTCGATGGCCTGCGTGGCTCGTCAGTTCATGGGATAATCACTGTTGGACTTGTCGCCGTCGAAGTGCCGCTCAACGCCGGGCCGGTCGGGGCCAGCCCCCTCGGATCGACTCGAAAGGACGGTTGTGGAAGACGCGCTAGCCGGCGGCCAGGCCGCACAGGATTCCGTCGCCGAGGCCGAGCAAGTCGAGGCCAAGCCCCTGACCGGCTGGTCGGATGAGAGCTACACCCAGCGCGACTTCTGGGTGGCGGTGGTCGTCGCCGACGACGCGCAGAAGACCGCCCTCGAGACCAGCTTCTCCGAGATGCGCGCCGAAGTCGCGGAGAAGTGGGGCCTGCCGGCCGACGTGGAGTTCCACGCCCACGACATCATGCAGGGCTGGCGCGACTGGGAGGTCTTCCAAGGCCGGTTCGGCGACGCGGCGTCACTGTACCGGAGACTGCTGAACGCTGTCGCCGACTCCGGGGTGAGGATCGCGCTCCAAGGCGTCGACGTGGTCCGGCTGAACCTCCGGTTCCAATACCCGGCCCTTCCCCACGAGGTGGCGGCCCGCCGGGCCCTGGAACAAGTCGACCAGTGGTGCGCTCAAGACGGCAGCGGCCCGGTCACGCTGATCGCGGACGAGACCGGCGACAACCCGTCCATGACGAGCCTGTTCGACCGGATCATCGACGGCACCTCACTGGCCGTGTCGTCCGGGTATCCGCGCCCGCTGACACGCGTGGCCCGGCCCGTCGCGCTTGTCTCGTCCGCCCGCCACGACGGCGTGCAGGCGGCCGACCTGGCCGTGCACATCGCCCGCCGCCACATTGAGGAGACCACCGCCGCCCCGAGGGCGAGGAAGCTCGCTCGCAGCCTGTACCACACGCTAAGCCCGGCCATCGCCTACGAGTCGAAGTGGAGGCCCTGAGCGAAGGTGCCGCAGAAAAAGCTCGGGACCCCGAAGGGTCCCGGCTGACGACGCTCCGGAACTCCGGCTCGTCGTGCTTCCATAGTACACCAGGCCAGCCCAACGCGACAGTGCAAATTGGGGTCCTACCCTGACTCCAGCACCGCCCGCATCGTGGCCCGCTCCGAGTCGGTCACCGCCAGCCGGTACCGAGCCTTCACGCCGACCTGAAGCAGCACGAACCGCACCCGGTAATCGTGCAGCGTGTTGCTCGGCAGCCACTTGTCGGCAGCGCGGTCGCCCTTCGACGTGTTGGCGCTGACCGACACCGCCAACAGGTTGGCCGGGTCGTTGCAGAACCGCTGCCAGTTCCTGCCCTTCGGGCTCCACCGGTACCCGCCAGCGTTCCACGCGTCGGCCACGGCGACGACGTGGTCTATGTGGACCCGGTAATCCTTCTTGTCCTCGACCTGGACGAACTCCACCTCGACACCAGAGTACGGGCACTCCCGCAGCCTGGCGTGCCGCAGGGTGAACCCGTCGGCGTCGTAGACCTTGTCAACCAGGTCACGGGCCAAAATGTAGTCCTTCATGTCGAGCCCGACTTGGGCGAACTTCGGCATGGACACGACCAACTGCCGCCGGTACGGGACCGAAGGCTTCCAACCGTCCGGGTAACTCTTCAACCCCTCCAGGCGGGCGAGTCCTTCGGTTCGCTCGGCCTTGTCGGATCGGGGCGAGAACGTGGTCGTCATCGCGGCCAGCCAATCGGAAGACTCCATGAACGAAGCCTACCGGCGAGGACTCGCCGACCCCGGTCGCCGCGGCAGAGGCGCTTCAACCCGCCTTCCCGGTCAGCGGGCCACGAACGGCGCAGTCGCCACGGCCACCGGGCACTGATCGCGGCTCATCCCAGAACACGTCGCCCCTCCCCGCCGCCATCCCGGCAACGGGCTGGCTCCCGTCGCCAGCCAACGCCCCAGAACCTCACGGCTGACAGTGCCCCAGGTGGAAGCCGCGCACCGTGGACGCGGCGACTCCCAACCGCTCGCCGATGCGCCGGTACGACATGCCCTCCGCCCGGAGGCGGATGATCTCGTCCCTGCGCTCGGCCAGAGACGGCCTGTGGCCCCTCGGGCGGATCGACACGCCAGCGTCCACCAGCAGCCGTCGAGCCGCCCGGTGGCCCATCTTGAACCGCTTCCCGATCTCCACGATCCGGACTCCTTGTGAATACAAGGCCACGATCTGCTCCACCAGACCCGGCGTCGCCTCGTGGGACGGCGCGGCGACACCGTTCAGCCTCGCGTGCCGACGGATAGTCGCCGGAGTGACTCCGCACCGCTGTG
This portion of the Bifidobacteriaceae bacterium genome encodes:
- a CDS encoding site-specific DNA-methyltransferase, translated to MSVVPIAASVPTAVDTDRLMLVVGDAVRVLPLLARDSVDAVVTDPPYGLQFSDQDWDGARGFRESLDFDTAGMPDGEVFEAWCRAWAIGALSALRPGGHMAAFGGARTWHRLAAGVEAAGFEVRDQIAWLYATGMPKSMDISNAIDTHLGAVREDREVEVSNSDGVLGMTRRVLSKGDPVTDEARRMAGWGTGLKPGFEPILIARKPLAGTVVANVLDHGTGGINVDAGRFGGGRWPVNVAMDERQGRALEARCEGAAVGFPVFRYEGKPGQSERPKVDGVSHLTVKPLSLMRWLVGLLTKPGGVVLEPFAGSGSTVEAALSLGRRVVAVEKDASFVPLIRARVDRLAAAT
- a CDS encoding ParB N-terminal domain-containing protein; the encoded protein is MDDGHLVDAKPLNDISVKGVFRQELGDIDALADSIQRLGLLSPVVVTKAGQLLCGRRRVQAVTQLGWETVPCWVATNITDDQARTLAMWDDETLRKSWTPIEQAEAYAAWEAVYAAQAQARHQATQFGNTAAPAGADGGGDSPPPAGKTPSASKSRTKAAVKVTGTDSHQRLERIRELQAIARDDTADPFVQQDAIDALVELNEDGHVAARWERVKLHQALTELATTADSPTEPQDVRDAAVQQLDAVEAEESPKARLKAAKRALKTVGETRGSQPKPPPPPRDPHAREKQSARALVVALRRENGWWNRHDPKVFGQHADNEQWRFLVDYIDQATRFMETAEQERL
- a CDS encoding helix-turn-helix domain-containing protein; translated protein: MARIETAQTFLTPGEVDRMLALYGAGMTALEVAGQVGVHESTVRAHAKRQGVVPSPTVSPAVLAEYAAGAPAATLAQRCGVTPATIRRHARLNGVAAPSHEATPGLVEQIVALYSQGVRIVEIGKRFKMGHRAARRLLVDAGVSIRPRGHRPSLAERRDEIIRLRAEGMSYRRIGERLGVAASTVRGFHLGHCQP
- a CDS encoding HNH endonuclease family protein, translating into MESSDWLAAMTTTFSPRSDKAERTEGLARLEGLKSYPDGWKPSVPYRRQLVVSMPKFAQVGLDMKDYILARDLVDKVYDADGFTLRHARLRECPYSGVEVEFVQVEDKKDYRVHIDHVVAVADAWNAGGYRWSPKGRNWQRFCNDPANLLAVSVSANTSKGDRAADKWLPSNTLHDYRVRFVLLQVGVKARYRLAVTDSERATMRAVLESG